The Synergistaceae bacterium DNA window CTTCAGGTGTACCTTCTACTGCGCCGCGTAAACTATGAGATATTAATTTTATGGCCTCAAGATGGAACATATCACTAATTGCGCAATGTCCTTTTGTGATATAGCCTTCTATTGCGTGAGTAAGTGCGTCCATTCCTGTAGACGCTGTTAATCCCTTGGGCATTGAAGACATCATATCAGGGTCAACTACTGCGATTTCCGGAATGTCGTTCGTGTCGACACATACAAATTTGCGTTTTTTCTCTACGTCGGTGATTACATAATTAATCGTAACTTCTGCGGCTGTTCCTGCTGTAGTAGGCACTGCAATTGTGAATACTGCGTGAGTCTTAGTAGGTGCAACGCCTTCAAGAGATCTTACATCGGCAAATTCAGGATTATTAATAATTATTCCGATTGCCTTAGCTGTGTCCATTGATGAGCCCGCCCCCAATTGCTACGATTGAGTCAGCATTTGCCTTCTTGAAAGCTGCGACTCCGTTCTGAACGTTTTCGATCGTAGGATTGGGCTTAATATCGCTGTAGATTTCATAAGCAATTCCGGCCTTGTCAAGTAAATCAGTAACTTTTTTTGCGACTCCGAATTTGATTAAACTAGCGTCAGTGCACACAAAAACTTTCTTTTTTCCGCGCGCTTTGAGTTCAGGAGCGATATTTTCGATTGCACCCTTACCATGATAAGAAATAGTGTTTAATACAATACGATCTGCCATGTAAAAAACTTCTCCCCTTCTGTATAAATATATAATATTGCTGTGATTAAGATAAATAGCCGTCTCGTGGCTTTACGTTAAATTTTACTGCTAAATCCCGCAAATTTTCATCAGTTATATTATTGACTCTGGGTAAATGGGCAATCTTCAAATAAATTTCTGCTGCCTTCTCTGCTGTCTCTATTAAGCCAAATGAATCGTCTAAACTTTGACCCGCTGCATAAATTCCATGTTGAGCCCATATAATGAGTCGTGAAGTCTTGAATTTTTCCGCAGTAGCTTGGCCGATCTCATTAGTTCCACAGAGCATCCACGGGAGAATATTGACTCCATCGGGGAAGATTATAATTGACTCCGTGCACATTTGCCAAAGAGTCCGCGTAAATTCACGTTCATTTAGTGAATGTACATAAGTCATAGCGAGTAAATTAGTCGGGTGGCAGTGTAAAATCACTCGGTTATTAGGATTTATAGCGAGCCTTACAGAATGACTCATCATATGAGCAGGAAATTCGCTCGTAAATTTGCCCCCGTCAGTCAAGCCCCATAAAAGCCGCGCGACTTTGCCATTATCTACAATCTTGAATAATCCTAAATTTTCAGCGGGGTTATACTGAGTATTCTTGAAATATTTGCCCGTCCCAGTAACAAGAAAATATTTATTATTCAGAGTCGGAGCTTCAAAGCCGGTCGGAATCTCTCGAGTAAATTTGTTTACGTCGCAATAATCGCTAATTTCTGACTCAGTCAATAATAATGACAGATTGCCCGAATTTCTCTCGTCCCATCCGTGATTATACATGTTTGTAAGAGTCCGAGTTATCTCAATTATAAAATTTGCCGTCAAAATATCCTTCATGATTATACATGCTTTCTTATTAATATTAATATTTACAGATTAATATAATATCGCAGATTTTATCTACAATTTTCAAATCTAAGTCTGCATACATCGGAAGAGTTAAGACTCGGCGGCTTATGTGTAAGGCTGTCGGAGTCTGCATTACGTCAAATTGTCTGTGAAATGCCGTAAAAGTATTAGTCAACGGATAAAAATATTTTCTCGCAAATATATTATTATCAGCGAGTTTATCAAATACTTCTGCCCGGCTTGCACCGAACTGCTTTTCTTCAAAGATTACAGGGAAGTATGCATAATTAGGCTTTACGTGATTTTGAATCGCATTGAGTCTAATTCCTTCAACATTGCCCAGACGTTCAGAATAACGCTCAAAGACTCGTTTACGTTTAGAGATTTCGCCTTCCAAGTGCCGCAAATTGCAAAGTCCCATAGCCGCACAAAATTCGTTCATTTTAGCATTTGAACCTACTGCGCTTACTTCTTCAGGGCCGTGAATACCGAAATTTTTGAGCTCGTATAAAATATTTGCTAGACTCTTATCTTTGAAGCACACTGCTCCGCCCTCAATGCTGTTAAAAACTTTTGTTGCGTGGAAACTGAAACATGACGCGTCGCCAAAAGTCCCCGTGCTTTTGCCTTTATAGGTCTCCCCGAAAGTGTGAGCAGCGTCGTATATTACTTTGAGTTCGTATTTTTTCGCGAGTCTGTCAATTTCTTCAACGTTGCAAATATTTCCGTAGACATGGACGGGCATAATTGCGCAGGTTTTATCAGTTATGAGGCGTTCAATTTTTTCAGTGTCGATCGTGAAGTCATTGCTATTTATATCGCAGAATACAGGGGTGAGTCCATTTCTTATAATTGCATGAGTAGTTGACGCAAAAGTAAATGGAGTAGTTATGACTTCTCCCTGAAGATTCATAGCCTGTAGAGTTAATTCAAGTGCCATGTGTCCATTTGTGAGGAGTTCTACATTTTCGACACCGAGAAATTTTTGCAGCTCGCATTGAAATTGTTTGTGTTTATCGCCCATATTTGTCAGCCAGTGTGAGTCAAATATAGATTTTAACTCGTTCATGTATTCGTCAAGTTCGGGAATTGATGAGCGTGTAACTAAAATTTGTTCTGACATGATGAGACTCCTATAATTATAAATTTATTTTTTGCCGATTATAACTCTAAAAATTTTTTTAGCAACTCTGTAGGCAGCATAAAACGGAAAAGCAGCGTAAATAAAGCATGGAATATTTTTCAGATGATAGCAAGGATTGAGATGTGCCTCATTTATGATTGAACGATGAGACTTAACGCGGGCTCTTAATTCCCAATACAGTACAAACAAGTATTTATAATAATGCTTTTTCCCGAAATAATGTTCAAGCATTCTATAAATTTCACTTCGCCAGAGTATATGATCTGCTTCGAGTTCAAATTTAGGCAATCTTGCCATGCGTGCGCTATATGAATCCCCCTCGTCTCTAATAAATCTATATGTTGTAAATATTTGGCTGAAATAGTGAACTCTTCCTAAATGAACCAGAATCGCAATAAGCTGCTGATCACCTACATTCCCCCTCAGAGACACATAAAAATTTATTTCGTCAGATGTCATAAACCGCCAAAAATTTCTATGAACACATGTTGCTAATTGATGTCTGACTCCCATTATATAATTTCTGGGATAATCCCCTTCATTATACATTATGTGCTTTATTTCTTCGTTTAATCTATTTATCGTTTTCCAATTGCTATAAACGCCTATGCAGTCAGGGTTATTTTCGAGATAATCGACTTGAATCTGCAATTTATTCTCGTCAATCCAATAATCATCGCATTCACAATAAGCTATATATTTGCCGGTGAAATATTGAATCATGTTCTGAAAAAATGTTTTGCCGTGAAGTATGCAGTTACTTTCTTCAATAATTGCCGTGATATTTGGATTCTCTGACGCATAACGCCGTATTATTTCAGCACTTGAGTCCGGTGAAGCATCATCATGAATCAGAATATTTACAGGAAAATTTGTTTTCTGCATTAAGACGCTTTTAATGGCCTGATCGATATATTTTTCATGATTGTAGCAGAGCATATAAACTGTTACTGAAGGCGGGCGTTTATCTCGTTCTATAATTTCAGGAAGCGTAATCATTAATTAATTGCCTCCTGAATCTTAATTAGCAGGAATCGCGAAATATTTAGAGAACTTACCGGAAATTTAAGGCAATAGAGTCGCAAGCAAGCAAGCAAGCAAGCAAGGCCCGTGAAATTCTTATCACTTGTCAATATCCTTTCTTGATAAATATAATTTTACGTAATTATACAATAAAACAGTGTTTATATCTAAAAACTTGCAAGCCCTTTTTTTGTATGATATATTGCAATGAATTTTTCATTATGAGACAAGGAGTTTTGCATTATATGAATTTACAAGAAGTCAGCGTGTTTATAATTTATTTGTTATTCATGCTAGCGGTCGGAGTTTATTTCTTTTTCCGCGATAAAAACCAGTCAGAAAAAGGCTATTTCTTAGGAGATCGGAAAATGGGCGCGTGGGTTGCTGCGTTATCTGCCGGAGCTTCTGACATGAGCGCATGGGTGTTAATGGGTCTTCCCACGTCAATTTACGCAATGGGACTCGGCCAAGTTTGGATTTCAGTGGGACTCGCTATAGGATATTCTTTAAGCTGGATCTACGAGGCTCCGAGACTGCGGGCTTTCTCGATTGCTGCGAATGATTCTATTACAGTCCCTCAATATTTGACTAATAGATTTTTATCAAAGTCTCGTGCATTGCAATTAATTTCGGCTGTAGTCTTTCTTGTTGCATATACGATTTATGCTGCGTCGAGTATTAAAGCCTGCGGGACATTATTTAACACAGTAACAGGGCTTGACACGACAATTGCGATGTATTTAGCGGCTGTTATAGTAATAAGCTACACATTTTTAGGCGGCTTCAGTGCTGTATCATGGACGGACTTTTTTCAGGGAATGTTAGTATTAGCGGCAATGTTAATAGTTCCCATTGTAGCAGCCACTATGTTAGAGTCAGGGGCAGCAAATAAAATCGCTGTAGAGACTCCAAATTACTGGAATATTTTTTCAAGCTGGCAGGATATAGCCTCCGGACTCGGCTGGGGACTTGGATATTTCGGAATGCCGCATATTATAATTAGATTCATGTCAATTAAATCACAGCATGAGTTAAGGAAATCGGCAAAAATCGGAATTTCATGGACGTTAATAATATTAATTTTCGCCGGTTTAGTCGGAGTAATAGGCAGAATGTTTATAGGCTTTGACGAGACAGTAAATAATAACTCGCTTGTATTTGTCGTAATGACTCGTAGAATTTTCCATGCTGTAGTGTCAGGAGTATTGCTTTCTGCTGTTCTTGCTGCGGCGATGAGTACTGCTGACAGTCAATTATTAGCGGCTGCGAGTGCTTTTGCGTCAGATGTATATCGACCTGTAATTCGTAAGGACAAAGCGGGAAGTCGTGAAATGCTCTGGGCTGGCCGTATAGTAGTATTATTAATTGCGGTTGCAGCTTTATTTATAGCCTCGAATCCAAATGCGGGCTCAATAATGGCTCTTGTATCAAATGCATGGGGAGTTTTCGGAGCAGCTTTCGGGCCTGCAATAATGCTTAGTTTATTCTGGAGAAGATTTACATTTTCAGGTGCGGCAGTCGGAGTCTTTGTCGGTGCAGTAGTAGATATTTGCTGGTTTAATTACATGTCTCACACTGGAGTTTATGAGATTATACCGGGATTTTTCGCGGGATTGATCGCGGCCGTGATAGTGTCATTAATTTCTCCTGCGCCTTCAAAGGAAGTAACAGAATTATTTGATAAGGCCGTTGCTATGACGAACGAATAAAAATTTTTATAGAATTCTCGCATAATAAAACCGGGTTTGTGATTTCCACTTGCCCGGCTTTATTTTATTTATTTAATCGCAAATGAATGAATTAATCTCTAATCTTCCGGCTTTTCTGCTGGAGTCTCGGTTTGAGTCGGCTCACTAACAGGGGCGGGATTATTTTTTGCTGCTACTTCTTCGAGACTTTTTTCTAGTACACTTCCGAGTCCGTTCGTAGCGTTGTCGATTCTCCGATAAAGATCTCTAACTCCCTGCAAAGCAAGTACATCGCTGAAAAATGAATTAGGATACTCTATTATAGTCATGCCGCCTGCTTTGAGTTTCTCTTTATTGACTTTGTCGATCTGCTCGAGTCTCGGGCGCATTTCCTGTAACGCGTCTGCAACTGCCTTATTTAATACTGCTTTATGCTCGGGCTTGAGTGCCTGATAAATTTTATCGTTTATGCAAATTTGATTACAGTATAAAATATGATTCGTGCAGGCTAAATATTTCTGTACTTCCTCGAAATGTGCCGACGCGCAAGTATCAGCCGCATTTTCTTGAGCCTGAATAGTTCCATTTTGAAGCGAGATATATACTTCAGCCCATGCAAGGGGAGTCGGTTCTGCTCCGATTGCCGTCCAGAAAGTCATATGATTCGCGTTCTCCATTGTACGAATCTGAAGTCCCCTAAAATCTGTAAGAGTCTGCAAATCCCTATTTGAAGTCGTGAGTCTGTACGTTGCATTTTGCATGAATCCTAATAAATGCAAACCGGCTTTCTCGTATGCTTTAGAAATTTGCTTGTGAAATTCAGAGTCCCCGTTCAAAACTTTATCAATCGTATCGCCGTCATATCTAGCGAATACCATAGGCAAATCAAACACGGCCATTTCGGGAATAAATGACACTATAGGAGCCGTCTGACACACTGTGATTGCGATATAACCCTTTTGAGCCTGACGCAGTAAATCAGCATCTCCTCCGAGCTCGCCGTTTGGGAAGTAGTCAATTACTAAGCCGGAATTTGCTGCTTTTACTTTGTCGCGAATTAATTCAGCAAAAACGTTACCAGCCGCGCCCTTCGCCGTAGTATCTGAAGTAATCAGCCATGTCTCATCAAATTCTGACGCAGCAAAGGCACAAGAACTCATTATAAATATTAATGCTGTCAGGGCAATAAATTTTTTCATGATATTATCTCCCTTCTTAAATTAACCTACAAGCCACGTGCTTATTTCAGGAACGTAGACAATAAGCGCGAGTGCCAGCAAGAAAGCAATTATAAACGGGACAGCTTTTTTCGCAACACTCATAGGCTGATCCTGTGAAATATTGCCGGCTACGAATAAATCAAGCCCGAACGGAGGTGTAGCAAGCCCGATCGATAAGCAGCAGACAAGGACGACTCCAAAATGCACGTCATTAACGCCGAGTGCCTTTACTGCCGGGAGCAAAACGGGAGCAAGTATAATAATTGCCGGGCCTGTGTCCATAATCATACCGAGAATCAAGAATATAATCGTGCAGATTGTCAAGACAGAGAATGAGCTATGGAAGTTAGTAATAATGAATTCCTGAACTGCCGCCGTTGCATGTGTGAGTGATAATACACGCCCGAATGCCGTAGCAAATGCGAGTACAAATGCAAGTCCCCCGTATGTCTTTACTGAACTAATCAAGAAAGCAGGTAACGCACTGAATTTAATAGTACGTTCAATAAATAAGCACACGATTATAGCATAAAAGACTGATACGACGGCCGCTTCTGTAGGAGTAAAGAATCCCGAATATATACCGCCTAAAATTATAATCGGACACATTAAGGCCCAGAAAGAATCTTTAAACAATGCCCAGAAACCTTTTGAGCTTATTTCATTGAGTCTGTCTCTGATTTTTGCCTTGTCTTCACCCTTAGTAGCGCAGTAGAAAATAGCATAAATCATCAGGAACACGCCGATCAAGATACCCGGAATAACTCCGCCTAAAAATAATTTTCCGGTTGATACGTCAGTTGCGAGTGAATAAAGCACAAAGGGAATTGACGGGGGAATAATGACTCCGAGACCTCCTGCGACTGCTATTAAACCTGCCGCCCATGTCTTGTCATAGCCTAAATCTACCATGAAGGGGACGCACATAGCTCCGACTGCTGCCGTTGTTGCCGGGCCTGATCCTGAAATAGCGCCGTAAAATAAACACGTCAATACAACTGCGCAAGGGACTCCGCCTGTGATTCTGCCGACAAAATACGAGAAAAAGTTAAATAATTTCTTGGATATTCCGCCTTCAGCCATTATGACTCCGCCTAAGATAAATAACGGGACTGCTAAAATCGGAGTCGAGTTCGCACCGCTCAAAGTATTATCAATTATTTGCGGAATTACACCGCCGCGAGCCATTAACAAAATCGGAGCTACTGAACCTAAAATCATACTGACTCCGATCGGAATCGATAAAATTATTGCTACAAGAAATATTACAAAGACTAATAATGCTGCCATTGTTTATTTGCCCCCCTCTGCTCTGAGTCCTGCTTCTGCCTCTGCTTTTGCGTCAAGTTGTGTCTGCTCAAGAGTAGTAAGCTCCTTCTCATTGAAATTCTTTAAGTGAATAAAGAACATCTGAATCGCCCTCAATGTCGCAATAATGAACCCGAACAGCGCGACCGCATAAAGCCACCACATGGGCCATCCCATTGCGGGGGAAGTCTCGGCCTTTGCACCTTCTAACATTGTACCGGCTGCCCAGTTTAAACACTCTATTGAATGATAAGCAAGAAGTGCCATACATAAAGCGACAATTACATCAACGCATAAATTTATAATTTTACGGAGAGTCTGAGGCAGTAAATCAATAATTACATTGACTCTAAGCATATTTCCTTTACGAATCGTGTAAGCAAGCGAGATAAATACGCTCATAATCCACATAAAACGCGAAAACTCTTCAGCCCAAGTTAATGACGGTATAAATGGAATCTTACGCACAACAACTTGTAACATCATGACGCACGAAATTAAAATCAAGAAAATGACCATTAATGTTTCTTCGAAATGTTCATCGAGCCACTTAATCAATTTTATAACCTCCTTCATAAAATTTTATTATTCAGACTGAGACGCAATTAAATCTTTTGAACGCCCGGCCCGTAATACATAACTTTCTAGTCCATGCCCTAATAATTCACTGACTTTGCGGGATAATGCCATGACTTTCAAGACATCAACGCCCGTATAAATTCCCATCTCGTCGAGCATGTTAATTACATCTTCAGTCGGAACATTCCCAGCCGCACCGGGAACAAACGGACAACCGCCGAGTCCTCCGAATGAAGAGTCAAATCTCGTCATTCCTGCCTGCATTGCTGCGAGAATATTTGCGATTGCTGCTCCCCGTGTATTATGGAAATGCAGCCACCATGAAGCCTCGCTATATTTTTTCCGTACATGCTCGCATAAATTATAAACTTGATTCGGGACTGCTTGGCCTGACGCGTCAGATAAAGAAATCTCGTTAATTCCCACTTTCAAATATGCCTCGATAATTGCGTCAACGTCTTCAATGGGAGTTCGTCCTTCCCACGGTGAGGCAAACGGCATAGAGATAGACCCGGAGATTTCTATATTATTTTCTTGAGCAGCCTTCACACAATCTGCAAAACCTGCGACGCTCTCTTCAGGTGTACGATTTAAATTTTTCAAGTTATGCATACGACTCGCGGACACGTTTAATTTAACTTTTTTGCAGCCGCATTCTACAGCACGTTGAACGCCCCTGACATTCGGAATCAATGCCCTGAGCTCTACACCGGGGGGAATTTCTCCGACTCGTTTAAATAATTCGTCAGTGTCAGCCATTTGAGGGACTTTCTTAGGGTGCATGAATGAGCCGACTTCAATAACAGGGAATCCAGCATCAATAAAGCCGCGCAAGATTTCTAATTTCTGATCAGTTGATAAAATAACTTTCTCATTCTGCAGGCCGTCCCTGAGTCCTACTTCGCAAATACTAATTTTTTCGGGTAAGTTCATTTTTTGAGCCTTCTAATTAATTAATCCCGTTTTCAGCAAAATATTTCTTTGCCACGTCAAGACACTGTTTAGCATGTCCGGCAACTCCGCGAGCTTTGATTTCCTTCAGGTTCGGCAATTCGATTGAAAGCGGAATCTCTGGCATTGCTTTTATCATGTCAGCAATTTTTACGTCGCCCTCACCGGGATAAAATCTTGCTTCACGAGCTGTATAGAGCATTAAATCATCCTTGATATTATCAAGCACGGGATCATTACATTCTGCGCCTTCAGGAGCCGGGCCGTCGCAAAGGTGAATGAAATTAAAATATTTTCTCGGAGTCCTAGCAAGTTCCGCACCTGTTACGCCTGCTCGTCCTGCGTGAAGAGTGTCTACCATGACGAAAACATTATCACGCCCTAAATCGTCAATTAACGTAATATCTTCCTGTAAATTTCTAACGCCTGCCCATGGTAAGAACTCAATATTGAATTTAAGCCCGAACTCTTTGGCCATATCTGCAACTTTTCCGGCCGTCTTAGTGTACCAATCTCTATCACGAGTCCAAACGCTGCCGAGTACATCAGTTGCGCCGAGTTTTGCAGCTGCCTCAAATGCGGGTTTGTATTCGTCAATGTCTAAATCTTTGCGGATTCTTGCGAGCTCGATATCCATTAGGGGCATGTCATATTCTTTTAGTGCTGACTTGATAGCGTCAAAGAGATCCGGGTCCTTCTGCGGTAAAAATTCGGGTTCGCCGGGTAAATGCATGGGAATAGTTCTCAAGCTCACAAAATCGTAGCCTGCTTCTTTTGCGATCTTAATTTGATCCATGGGATTAGTGCCGGGGATGGTCAAATATGCTAGTGAAAATTTACGTGCCATTATAAAAATTTTCTCCCTTCAGTAAAATATCAGCCGCCCTGAATTAGCGACGGCATTACACACTTAATTATTTACCTGCTGCCTTCTCTGCTAAAATCGTCATTAAAGTCTCGCGCATTACATCCAACGGAACAGCCTTCCCGCCCGTCCATAATTGAATCTGACGCAAGCCCTGATAAAGCGACATTCCAAGACCGTTAATAGTTTTGCAGCCTACTTCTTCGGCCTCTTTCAAGAAACGTGTTACAGCGGGATTATATGTAGCGTCAAAACAAATGTGTGAAGGCTTTAAATATTTCTTGTCAACACATGTATATTCTTCTTTGCCCTTCATGCCGAGTCCGGATAAATTTAATATTATGTCAGTCTCGTCAAGTGCTTTAGCGATTCCTGCCTCGTCAGCTGCTCTAACAGGAACACAAACGCCGGGATAAAATTTATTAATTTCTTCGCTGAGTGACTCGCATTTTTCCGAACGTGAAGAGATATAAATTTTCTTTGCGCCTTCTTCTGCGAGTTCAAGACACACAGAACGCCCAGTACCGCCCGCACCGAATGAGAACATGACTTTATCCTTAATTTGGCAGTTATGTTCCTTAATGTCTCGTAATGCTCCGTAGCCGTCAGTGTTATAGCCGACAAGTTTTCCTGATTCAGTTTTCACGACTGTATTCGAGCTGCCTATTTTCTTACAAAGCGGGTCAAAATCGTCAAGATACTGCATAACGGCCTCTTTATTCGGCTTAGTAACTGCACAGCCTAAGAAAGTGGGCATATAACGAATCCCGTCAATAATTTCTTTAAGGTGGGTGCTGTCTGCCTCGCAATAACAATAGACCATATTGAAGCCTGCCGCCTGATATGCTGAGTTCTGCATACGTGCTGCAAATGACTGGCTTAACGGCGTACCAATGAGTGCTATTAATCTGCTGTTAATATCGATCTGCATTTATTAACGCTCCTGACATATTAAATTTTTTTGAATATTTATGATTCGATATGTTTATTTTATGCGCGAAAAGTTTTATACGCAATGAATAATTTTACGGGTTATTTTCGTGCAGTATTACAAATGAAAGTTTTATAATCTAAATTTTTTACGTCAATGTAATTAATGCCTGCTGATTTAGCACAAAGCCCGTCCCTGTCATAACGATCTCCGATATATAAGACTTGATTTTCAGGGAGTCCCAGCAAGTTAATAATATTTCTTAATCCTGAAGAGTCCGGCTTCATACATTTAATAATTTCGTCGCAGCTCCAGAATGAATAATCAGGAGTGAAATTTATCGCGCTTATTTTTTCTTTTACTGGATTATCTGAGTAAATAATTATCTTGATTCCTGATTCTTGACAAGATTTTAAACTCGCAAGCAAACGTCTACGCCTGAAAAGTTTTATTATTCTAAGCGGCCTCATTATCATCCATAAATTTATTATAGACTCGGCTTTATCAGGATTTAAATTATATAATCTTGAAGCTCTATCTATTTGCGAGTGATAAAAATTTTCTGTATTTGCTCCAAAGTGTTTTTCTTGAAGTCTACGGAATTCCCGCAAAAAAAATAATTCTTTGATTCTTAACGGGAATATAACATAATATATAATCAGCCATAGAGCCATTAAGATTCTCACTGGAAATTGATAATATAGAGTTCCGTCAAAATCTGAAATTATTGCGCGATATTTCATTGTAACAAGACTAATTCACGGCTCGTAAATATATTTAATACAGGAATATTTACCAGCATTAACACTATAAATAAAGCAATCAAAGCCCCGCAGTAAAGCATGAGACCTTTTTCATGATACAATTTTTCAGGTTTCTGAACAGCTGAATCTTTCTCAAACGATAACAGGAAATAATAACAAAATAGTCCAGTCAAAACAGGCATAAATAATATTAACTCTATTCTATATTTTACAAGAAATATTCCCGTGAAAAACACTGAGCACATCGCATAAAAAAATGAGCTGACTAATAAAGAATTGCTTGTATAATGCCTGAATGATTTTCTATAAAGGCCGGCTAATT harbors:
- a CDS encoding TRAP transporter large permease; this translates as MAALLVFVIFLVAIILSIPIGVSMILGSVAPILLMARGGVIPQIIDNTLSGANSTPILAVPLFILGGVIMAEGGISKKLFNFFSYFVGRITGGVPCAVVLTCLFYGAISGSGPATTAAVGAMCVPFMVDLGYDKTWAAGLIAVAGGLGVIIPPSIPFVLYSLATDVSTGKLFLGGVIPGILIGVFLMIYAIFYCATKGEDKAKIRDRLNEISSKGFWALFKDSFWALMCPIIILGGIYSGFFTPTEAAVVSVFYAIIVCLFIERTIKFSALPAFLISSVKTYGGLAFVLAFATAFGRVLSLTHATAAVQEFIITNFHSSFSVLTICTIIFLILGMIMDTGPAIIILAPVLLPAVKALGVNDVHFGVVLVCCLSIGLATPPFGLDLFVAGNISQDQPMSVAKKAVPFIIAFLLALALIVYVPEISTWLVG
- a CDS encoding sugar phosphate isomerase/epimerase translates to MARKFSLAYLTIPGTNPMDQIKIAKEAGYDFVSLRTIPMHLPGEPEFLPQKDPDLFDAIKSALKEYDMPLMDIELARIRKDLDIDEYKPAFEAAAKLGATDVLGSVWTRDRDWYTKTAGKVADMAKEFGLKFNIEFLPWAGVRNLQEDITLIDDLGRDNVFVMVDTLHAGRAGVTGAELARTPRKYFNFIHLCDGPAPEGAECNDPVLDNIKDDLMLYTAREARFYPGEGDVKIADMIKAMPEIPLSIELPNLKEIKARGVAGHAKQCLDVAKKYFAENGIN
- a CDS encoding glycosyltransferase family 2 protein gives rise to the protein MITLPEIIERDKRPPSVTVYMLCYNHEKYIDQAIKSVLMQKTNFPVNILIHDDASPDSSAEIIRRYASENPNITAIIEESNCILHGKTFFQNMIQYFTGKYIAYCECDDYWIDENKLQIQVDYLENNPDCIGVYSNWKTINRLNEEIKHIMYNEGDYPRNYIMGVRHQLATCVHRNFWRFMTSDEINFYVSLRGNVGDQQLIAILVHLGRVHYFSQIFTTYRFIRDEGDSYSARMARLPKFELEADHILWRSEIYRMLEHYFGKKHYYKYLFVLYWELRARVKSHRSIINEAHLNPCYHLKNIPCFIYAAFPFYAAYRVAKKIFRVIIGKK
- a CDS encoding hydroxymethylglutaryl-CoA lyase, coding for MNLPEKISICEVGLRDGLQNEKVILSTDQKLEILRGFIDAGFPVIEVGSFMHPKKVPQMADTDELFKRVGEIPPGVELRALIPNVRGVQRAVECGCKKVKLNVSASRMHNLKNLNRTPEESVAGFADCVKAAQENNIEISGSISMPFASPWEGRTPIEDVDAIIEAYLKVGINEISLSDASGQAVPNQVYNLCEHVRKKYSEASWWLHFHNTRGAAIANILAAMQAGMTRFDSSFGGLGGCPFVPGAAGNVPTEDVINMLDEMGIYTGVDVLKVMALSRKVSELLGHGLESYVLRAGRSKDLIASQSE
- the rhaD gene encoding rhamnulose-1-phosphate aldolase; this encodes MMKDILTANFIIEITRTLTNMYNHGWDERNSGNLSLLLTESEISDYCDVNKFTREIPTGFEAPTLNNKYFLVTGTGKYFKNTQYNPAENLGLFKIVDNGKVARLLWGLTDGGKFTSEFPAHMMSHSVRLAINPNNRVILHCHPTNLLAMTYVHSLNEREFTRTLWQMCTESIIIFPDGVNILPWMLCGTNEIGQATAEKFKTSRLIIWAQHGIYAAGQSLDDSFGLIETAEKAAEIYLKIAHLPRVNNITDENLRDLAVKFNVKPRDGYLS
- a CDS encoding TRAP transporter substrate-binding protein translates to MKKFIALTALIFIMSSCAFAASEFDETWLITSDTTAKGAAGNVFAELIRDKVKAANSGLVIDYFPNGELGGDADLLRQAQKGYIAITVCQTAPIVSFIPEMAVFDLPMVFARYDGDTIDKVLNGDSEFHKQISKAYEKAGLHLLGFMQNATYRLTTSNRDLQTLTDFRGLQIRTMENANHMTFWTAIGAEPTPLAWAEVYISLQNGTIQAQENAADTCASAHFEEVQKYLACTNHILYCNQICINDKIYQALKPEHKAVLNKAVADALQEMRPRLEQIDKVNKEKLKAGGMTIIEYPNSFFSDVLALQGVRDLYRRIDNATNGLGSVLEKSLEEVAAKNNPAPVSEPTQTETPAEKPED
- a CDS encoding TRAP transporter small permease; translation: MIKWLDEHFEETLMVIFLILISCVMMLQVVVRKIPFIPSLTWAEEFSRFMWIMSVFISLAYTIRKGNMLRVNVIIDLLPQTLRKIINLCVDVIVALCMALLAYHSIECLNWAAGTMLEGAKAETSPAMGWPMWWLYAVALFGFIIATLRAIQMFFIHLKNFNEKELTTLEQTQLDAKAEAEAGLRAEGGK
- a CDS encoding DegT/DnrJ/EryC1/StrS family aminotransferase — translated: MSEQILVTRSSIPELDEYMNELKSIFDSHWLTNMGDKHKQFQCELQKFLGVENVELLTNGHMALELTLQAMNLQGEVITTPFTFASTTHAIIRNGLTPVFCDINSNDFTIDTEKIERLITDKTCAIMPVHVYGNICNVEEIDRLAKKYELKVIYDAAHTFGETYKGKSTGTFGDASCFSFHATKVFNSIEGGAVCFKDKSLANILYELKNFGIHGPEEVSAVGSNAKMNEFCAAMGLCNLRHLEGEISKRKRVFERYSERLGNVEGIRLNAIQNHVKPNYAYFPVIFEEKQFGASRAEVFDKLADNNIFARKYFYPLTNTFTAFHRQFDVMQTPTALHISRRVLTLPMYADLDLKIVDKICDIILICKY
- a CDS encoding sodium/proline symporter, translated to MNLQEVSVFIIYLLFMLAVGVYFFFRDKNQSEKGYFLGDRKMGAWVAALSAGASDMSAWVLMGLPTSIYAMGLGQVWISVGLAIGYSLSWIYEAPRLRAFSIAANDSITVPQYLTNRFLSKSRALQLISAVVFLVAYTIYAASSIKACGTLFNTVTGLDTTIAMYLAAVIVISYTFLGGFSAVSWTDFFQGMLVLAAMLIVPIVAATMLESGAANKIAVETPNYWNIFSSWQDIASGLGWGLGYFGMPHIIIRFMSIKSQHELRKSAKIGISWTLIILIFAGLVGVIGRMFIGFDETVNNNSLVFVVMTRRIFHAVVSGVLLSAVLAAAMSTADSQLLAAASAFASDVYRPVIRKDKAGSREMLWAGRIVVLLIAVAALFIASNPNAGSIMALVSNAWGVFGAAFGPAIMLSLFWRRFTFSGAAVGVFVGAVVDICWFNYMSHTGVYEIIPGFFAGLIAAVIVSLISPAPSKEVTELFDKAVAMTNE